From one Rosa rugosa chromosome 4, drRosRugo1.1, whole genome shotgun sequence genomic stretch:
- the LOC133743412 gene encoding protein MLP1 homolog, protein MEEEEEMDSLFEGMVLFDPTSNSSSDSHHPPPPQQNQDNAQDPKLEIEAPPSSSSSEPLDENLFSDLTVQFQTPPPPLDQDQEDPIKTTSRQNSSSRKKKRAAGLRIGYARDANAHSHDRSLSFDADDVIIADGTDSLPEPSPSSVSVSVPVQSQPEPEPEVENEPEPEVEPKADEAEATPELRLDQSKALIAEKLSSARQLAASVSSARKDAIARRRTAADNLNLASGDYASLEKQLEEACEAEDFETAERLSDSLAAAQEKRQALLAALRDAEAECDAVDSKMHEVLQSQIAAEEQCASLLQHFATDASSNADLVLKAAEELSSTETDKWLSSTEALEAKKMELEIESHIIGDAGLVLNSSIETSVEDDKREKESLCKKKETLMDELEKLLALVREKEQEIAQNDRDIQQVEEKIANVLSGFGEMQSTIQAKSSNLQEALSQIQLESEALSTKKTEIDAVLTQEQERGAKLRELARVSAEEAESYQQVAALRKSLMSSILKSREDKVRLAKTEEKLSEDVQKLQQDVSAARTSLQELSSRKSSIQQDIASSKQKIIFIDKRIPELEAEKKVAATARNFKEAARIAAEAKSLNVEKDGIQIDMEKAISELEKLEEEIKETVNRLQETEGHILSKEKEVATARFQRLLLVSGIAKAEREAALELGDLEEANLLLAEAEAADSEAKELEPIYNFKLEETESLPKHFMSMVLISNLGRKQLEELAASVQVSSA, encoded by the exons atggaggaagaagaggaaatgGATTCTCTGTTCGAGGGCATGGTGTTGTTCGACCCCACTTCCAATTCCAGTTCCGACTCACaccatcctcctcctcctcagcaGAATCAGGACAACGCCCAAGATCCCAAACTTGAAATTGAAGCTccgccatcatcatcatcatctgaaCCCCTCGACGAGAACCTCTTCTCCGACCTCACTGTCCAATTCcaaaccccaccaccaccactagaCCAAGACCAAGAAGATCcgatcaaaaccacatccagACAGAATTCGAGTTCCCGGAAGAAAAAAAGAGCCGCCGGATTAAGAATCGGTTACGCCAGAGATGCCAACGCTCACTCTCACGATCGCTCTCTCTCTTTCGACGCCGATGACGTCATCATCGCCGACGGAACCGATTCGCTTCCCGAACCCAGCCCTTCTTCTGTATCAGTATCAGTACCAGTCCAATCCCAACCCGAACCCGAACCCGAAGTCGAAAACGAACCCGAACCCGAAGTTGAACCCAAAGCCGACGAAGCTGAAGCGACTCCGGAGCTCCGGTTGGATCAAAGCAAGGCCTTGATcgcggagaagctgagcagtgctCGTCAGTTGGCGGCGTCTGTTTCCTCCGCCAGGAAGGACGCAATTGCGAGGAGGAGGACGGCGGCTGACAATCTCAATCTGGCTTCTGGCGATTACGCCAGTCTAGAGAAGCAGCTGGAAGAGGCCTGCGAGGCAGAGGATTTCGAGACGGCCGAAAGGCTTAGTGACAGCCTTGCTGCTGCTCAGGAGAAGAGGCAGGCTCTGTTGGCCGCACTCAGAGATGCTGAGGCTGAATGTGATGCTGTCGACTCCAAAATGCATGAGGTTCTCCAATCCCAGATCGCCGCAGAGGAACAATGCGCCTCTCTCCTCCAACACTTCGCAACT GATGCTTCAAGTAATGCAGATTTGGTCTTAAAGGCAGCAGAGGAACTCTCTTCCACGGAAACAGACAAATGGCTTTCATCAACTGAAGCCTTGGAAGCCAAGAAGATGGAATTGGAAATTGAATCGCATATAATTGGTGATGCAGGGCTTGTCTTAAACAGTTCCATTGAGACTTCAGTGGAGGATgacaagagagagaaagaatctCTCTGTAAGAAAAAGGAAACTCTTATGGACGAACTGGAGAAACTTCTAGCATTGGTGAGAGAGAAGGAACAGGAGATTGCACAAAATGATCGTGACATCCAACAAGTTGAGGAAAAGATTGCTAATGTTCTCTCCGGCTTCGGGGAGATGCAATCCACTATTCAGGCCAAGTCTAGTAACTTGCAAGAAGCCCTTTCCCAGATACAGTTGGAGAGTGAAGCTCTGTCAACAAAAAAGACAGAAATTGATGCTGTCCTTACTCAGGAGCAAGAGAGGGGAGCAAAGTTGAGGGAACTGGCCAGGGTTTCTGCAGAGGAAGCAGAGTCATACCAACAAGTTGCTGCTCTTAGAAAGAGTCTAATGTCCTCTATTTTGAAGTCCAGGGAAGATAAGGTCAGACTAGCAAAGACAGAGGAAAAGCTTTCCGAGGATGTTCAAAAGCTCCAACAGGATGTTTCTGCAGCAAGAACTTCACTTCAG GAACTGTCTTCAAGAAAGTCAAGCATTCAGCAAGATATAGCATCCTCTAAGCAGAAAATTATTTTCATAGATAAAAGAATCCCAGAGCTGGAAGCAGAAAAGAAAGTTGCTGCTACTGCAAGAAATTTCAAAGAAGCTGCACGAATAGCTGCCGAGGCCAAGTCATTGAATGTTGAAAAGGATGGTATACAGATTGACATGGAAAAGGCCATCTCAGAGCTTGAGAAGCTTGAGGAAGAGATTAAAGAGACTGTCAACAGATTGCAGGAGACTGAGGGGCACATTTTgtccaaggaaaaagaggtaGCAACGGCCAGGTTTCAAAGGTTGCTACTGGTATCTGGTATTGCTAAAGCAGAAAGAGAAGCTGCTTTGGAGTTGGGTGATCTTGAAGAAGCTAACCTGCTGCTTGCAGAGGCTGAAGCAGCAGACTCTGAAGCCAAGGAACTTGAACCTATATACAACTTCAAATTGGAAGAGACTGAAAGTCTACC